A portion of the Glycine max cultivar Williams 82 chromosome 10, Glycine_max_v4.0, whole genome shotgun sequence genome contains these proteins:
- the LOC100810203 gene encoding transcription factor bHLH130 — MDSHIHHHHHQGYQQHQNQPSSGLLRFRSAPSSLLSNLTPFVSEDFGSSSFRELQGNNNKGCSKDLSSMNSHKGVYGGGLPPHYPRHRGSSSSAATSSSAMEGSFGLVGSMGMNHETPQNGLGSSLLRHSTSPAGLFSNNNINFQNGFATMKGVGNYGGVNGSNGELSPCINGLKNQVSFSPRNASSLGMLSQISEIGNEDIEATSPDDDTRHEGNDTQQYGPGFPYGSWNDTPQLSENLSGLKRGRSSNEKMFSDEIQNGELGNQVNMLSHHLSLPKTSAEMITMKKLLQFPDSVPCKIRAKRGCATHPRSIAERVRRTRISERMRKLQELVPNMDKQTNTADMLDLAVEYIKDLQKQFKTLSEKRAKCECTSMQKADTNQIA, encoded by the exons ATGGATTCCCAtatccatcatcatcatcatcagggTTACCAACAACATCAGAACCAACCCTCTTCTGGGTTGCTTCGTTTTCGCTCTGCGCCAAGTTCTCTTCTTTCAAATCTCACTCCTTTTGTGAGTGAAGACTTTGGTTCTAGCAGCTTCAGAGAGTTGCAAGGAAACAACAACAAGGGTTGTTCTAAGGATTTGAGTTCGATGAATTCGCATAAGGGAGTGTATGGTGGGGGGTTGCCACCTCACTATCCAAGGCATCGTGGTTCTTCTTCCTCTGCTGCTACTTCGAGTTCTGCTATGGAAGGGTCTTTTGGATTGGTGGGTTCAATGGGAATGAATCATGAAACGCCGCAAAACGGGCTTGGGTCAAGTCTTCTCAGGCATAGTACTTCCCCTGCTGGCCTTTTCTCCAACAATAACATTAACTTTCAAAATG GGTTTGCCACCATGAAAGGTGTTGGAAACTATGGTGGGGTGAATGGCAGTAATGGTGAACTTAGTCCATGCATTAACGGATTGAAGAATCAGGTTAGCTTCTCACCAAGAAATGCTTCTTCGCTCGGAATGTTGTCGCAGATCTCCGAAATAGGGAATGAAGACATTGAGGCAACTAGTCCTGATGATGATACAAGGCATGAAGGTAATGATACTCAACAATATGGCCCTGGATTCCCCTATGGTTCTTGGAATGATACTCCACAACTCTCAGAAAATCTCAGTGGCTTGAAAAGAGGAAGAAGTAGCAATGAAAAGATGTTTTCTGATGAAATTCAG AATGGAGAGCTAGGAAACCAAGTTAATATGTTATCACACCACTTGAGTTTACCAAAAACTTCAGCAGAGATGATTACTATGAAGAAGTTGCTTCAGTTCCCTGATTCTGTTCCTTGTAAAATCAGAGCAAAGCGAGGCTGTGCTACTCATCCTCGAAGCATTGCTGAGAGG GTGAGAAGAACTCGGATCAGTGAAAGAATGAGAAAATTACAAGAGCTTGTCCCAAACATGGACAAG CAAACCAACACAGCAGACATGTTGGACTTGGCTGTTGAATACATTAAAGATCTTCAGAAACAATTCAAG ACTCTAAGTGAAAAACGGGCAAAATGCGAGTGTACAAGCATGCAAAAGGCAGATACAAATCAAATTGCTTGA